TTACAGAAGGGCTCTTTTCCTTTCGTACTTCACAGTGGGATACAATTTCCTGGAAGGAATAGTGTCAATTTTTGCTGGTCTGCTCGCCGGGAGCATTGCCCTTGTTGGATTTGGTCTGGATAGCTTTGTTGAATCTCTCTCGGGCGGGGTAATGATCTGGAGGTTCAGTAAACATGGGAAGGTGTCGGAAGAGGAAGAAATTAAGATAGAGGCTAAGGCTATAAAATTTGTTGCCTTCGCATTCTTTATTCTCGGTGCGTATGTATTATATGAATCTGCAAAGAAGTTATATTTTCAAGAAATCCCTGATCCAAGTGTTTTGGGAATTATCATCGCATTTATATCTATTATAGTAATGCCCATTCTATTCTATATGAAATACAAAACCGCTAAAATGATTGAGAGCAGGAGTTTGTTAGGGGATTCAAAACAAACGCTTGCCTGCGTTTTTCTATCAATAGCATTGCTG
The Thermodesulfobacteriota bacterium DNA segment above includes these coding regions:
- a CDS encoding cation transporter, with protein sequence MRVQIALICGCNCGEACSCCNNTLKSATGFTEGIDTKHSGFYRRALFLSYFTVGYNFLEGIVSIFAGLLAGSIALVGFGLDSFVESLSGGVMIWRFSKHGKVSEEEEIKIEAKAIKFVAFAFFILGAYVLYESAKKLYFQEIPDPSVLGIIIAFISIIVMPILFYMKYKTAKMIESRSLLGDSKQTLACVFLSIALLVGLGLNYLYGLWWADPIVGFIIVIFLIREGYNTLKEDKLCSC